The proteins below are encoded in one region of Candidatus Poribacteria bacterium:
- a CDS encoding LamG domain-containing protein, translated as MVINFRLLLIVMLLFHLVLPVFSFKPSGGVLVLDGDNDYAILSLVEHGYLIPANTFDFTVEIWFYPKSGPKRGENNLILSQQVRFGLTSNTQDCNLDKNQLCCHGVAHLEGKVKGVIALDVEIEKDQWNYLAVIFKDGAFNFAYNNRILQTRFPLVNRVAAEVQQKQKDFFVGGYDKDVFTINQDGIVLSQTTYFHGEIDAIRFSNIARYDLPAKKGIEPFDPPHRFESDEHTLALWNFDEPAGADRFRDASGNRKTLIGMNGATTSGSLAVSPNSASLTTTWGRIKSEPR; from the coding sequence ATGGTTATTAACTTTAGGCTCTTGCTCATCGTAATGCTGTTATTCCACTTGGTTTTGCCTGTTTTTTCCTTCAAGCCTTCCGGTGGTGTCTTGGTACTGGATGGTGATAATGACTACGCAATACTCTCACTTGTGGAACACGGGTATCTGATACCGGCAAACACCTTTGATTTTACCGTCGAGATCTGGTTCTATCCGAAATCTGGACCCAAGCGTGGAGAGAATAATCTCATCCTGAGTCAGCAAGTTCGCTTCGGGTTGACCTCAAATACTCAGGATTGTAATCTTGATAAGAATCAACTGTGTTGCCATGGAGTGGCGCATCTTGAAGGAAAAGTTAAAGGCGTGATAGCACTTGACGTTGAAATAGAGAAGGACCAATGGAACTATCTGGCAGTCATTTTCAAAGATGGCGCGTTTAACTTCGCATACAACAACCGAATCCTGCAAACACGGTTCCCTTTGGTGAATCGAGTGGCTGCGGAGGTTCAGCAAAAACAAAAAGATTTCTTCGTAGGTGGGTATGATAAAGATGTGTTCACAATTAATCAGGATGGCATAGTGCTATCGCAAACGACTTACTTTCATGGCGAAATTGATGCGATAAGGTTTTCAAATATCGCTCGATATGACTTACCTGCTAAGAAAGGCATTGAACCCTTCGATCCGCCCCATCGTTTCGAGAGTGATGAACACACATTAGCACTTTGGAATTTCGATGAGCCAGCAGGGGCAGACCGCTTTCGAGACGCCTCCGGAAACCGTAAGACTCTCATTGGGATGAACGGTGCAACTACCAGCGGTTCGCTTGCTGTGAGTCCAAATAGTGCATCTCTCACC